One part of the Mycobacterium marinum genome encodes these proteins:
- a CDS encoding DUF1490 family protein, producing MVAYGLFAKLGTLVVHGVVGAAAYDVVRKAAKKAPLRQTAVSAAELSLRGTRKAEEAAESARLKISDVMSEARERIGEEAPTPAVGAHDHDH from the coding sequence ATGGTGGCGTACGGATTGTTCGCGAAGCTAGGCACACTCGTGGTCCACGGTGTGGTCGGGGCGGCGGCCTATGACGTGGTCCGCAAGGCCGCGAAGAAGGCACCACTGCGCCAGACCGCGGTGTCGGCAGCGGAGCTGAGCTTGCGCGGAACCCGCAAGGCCGAAGAGGCCGCGGAGTCGGCCCGGCTCAAGATTTCCGACGTGATGTCCGAGGCCCGCGAACGCATTGGTGAAGAGGCGCCCACCCCCGCCGTCGGCGCGCACGACCACGACCACTGA
- a CDS encoding TetR/AcrR family transcriptional regulator, which produces MERKRQRNTTRVREAGAASRAQTRHLLLAAAAEEFARVGYVASTVSRIAEGAGVTVQTLYLAWGSKRALLRGYLESTLAPDAAPSGQHFAAQLQPDSPAGTLAQVSALVCDAARRSAIAWRAYRDGSGVDSAIAAEWHQIQMLRRETMRALLVAIPDDALRLPRQDAVDTAWALTSPASHEIMVTHGGFSLQRFEAWLTTTLQNAVLRNPDSSD; this is translated from the coding sequence ATGGAAAGAAAGCGGCAGCGAAACACGACCCGGGTACGCGAAGCGGGGGCCGCGTCGCGCGCGCAGACCCGTCACCTGTTGCTCGCGGCCGCCGCCGAAGAATTCGCTCGTGTCGGATACGTCGCCTCGACGGTCAGCCGGATCGCCGAGGGAGCCGGGGTGACCGTGCAAACGCTCTACCTCGCCTGGGGCAGCAAACGCGCGCTGCTCCGCGGCTATCTCGAGAGCACCCTCGCCCCCGACGCCGCGCCGTCGGGACAGCACTTTGCCGCCCAACTTCAACCCGATAGCCCCGCCGGGACCCTGGCCCAGGTTTCCGCATTGGTCTGCGATGCGGCACGGCGCTCGGCAATAGCGTGGCGCGCCTACCGCGACGGATCCGGCGTCGACAGCGCCATCGCAGCGGAGTGGCATCAGATCCAGATGCTGCGCCGGGAAACGATGCGGGCACTGCTGGTGGCCATCCCCGACGATGCCCTGCGATTGCCCCGCCAAGACGCGGTGGATACCGCCTGGGCCCTCACCAGTCCAGCTAGCCACGAGATCATGGTTACCCACGGCGGGTTCAGCTTGCAGCGCTTTGAAGCCTGGCTCACCACCACCCTGCAAAACGCCGTCCTGCGCAATCCGGACAGCAGCGATTGA
- a CDS encoding SulP family inorganic anion transporter produces the protein MSTAVKNSAGAPESRSQWILANLRHDFPASIVVFLVALPLSLGIAIASGAPLMAGLIAAVVGGIVAGLLGGSSVQVSGPAAGLTVVVAGLIEQVGWQMLCLMTLGAGVLQIIFGLSRMARAALAIAPVVVHAMLAGIGVTIVLQQIHVLMGGSSHSSAWRNITALPNGILHHELHEVIVGGTMIAILLMWSRLPAMVRMVPGPLVAIAGATALSLMVNLDVERINLSGNFFEAISLPRLPALTPDGQPWSNDISSIAVGILTIALIASVESLLCAVGVDKLHQGPRTNFNREMLGQGSANVLSGLLGGLPVTGVIVRSSANVAAGARTRTSAVLHGVWILLFASLFTGLVELIPKAALAGLLIVVGTQLIQLAHIQIAWRTGNFVIYVITILGVIFLNLLEGVVIGLGVAIAFLLIRVMRAPIEARPVGGQAKHWRVDIDGTLSFLLLPRLTKVLSTLPDGSDVTLTLNADYIDHSVSETISDWKISHEAAGGTVTIIETSPANMISAHSSPPKRHFMSRALREPWTSRRDNQQDTDASILDGVDEYHRNGVGSLHHHVRELMDPANPDTVFLTCADSRILPDVITASKPGDLYIVRNVGNLVPIDPTERSVDAALDFAVNQFGVSSVVVCGHSACRAMQSLLDNGASDVDRPMNHWLEHAHDSLAAFRDGHPARASAASIGFGELDQLAVVNVAIQLERLAHNQVLAPAIASGAIQIVGMFFDFSTVHVHEVDQHGIVASNQPAGKR, from the coding sequence ATGAGCACCGCAGTCAAGAACTCCGCCGGGGCACCCGAATCTCGATCCCAGTGGATCCTGGCCAACTTGCGCCATGACTTCCCCGCTTCGATCGTCGTCTTCCTGGTAGCGCTGCCCCTGTCACTGGGGATCGCCATTGCCTCCGGGGCTCCGTTGATGGCCGGTTTGATCGCCGCGGTGGTGGGTGGCATTGTCGCCGGACTGCTCGGCGGGTCGTCGGTTCAGGTGAGCGGCCCGGCCGCCGGCCTCACCGTGGTGGTCGCCGGATTGATCGAACAGGTCGGTTGGCAGATGTTGTGCCTGATGACCCTCGGCGCGGGCGTCCTGCAGATCATTTTCGGGCTGAGCCGGATGGCACGCGCCGCGCTGGCCATTGCACCGGTGGTGGTGCACGCCATGCTGGCCGGCATCGGCGTGACCATCGTGCTGCAACAGATCCATGTCCTGATGGGCGGCTCATCGCACAGCTCGGCGTGGCGCAACATCACGGCGTTGCCCAACGGCATCCTCCATCACGAGCTACACGAAGTGATCGTCGGCGGAACCATGATCGCAATATTGTTGATGTGGTCACGGCTGCCCGCCATGGTGCGGATGGTTCCGGGCCCCCTGGTGGCCATCGCCGGAGCCACCGCACTGTCGCTGATGGTGAATCTAGATGTGGAGCGCATCAACCTTTCGGGCAACTTCTTCGAGGCCATCTCGCTGCCCCGGCTGCCCGCGCTGACCCCCGATGGCCAGCCCTGGAGCAACGACATCAGCAGCATCGCCGTCGGCATCCTGACCATCGCCCTGATCGCCAGCGTCGAATCGCTGCTGTGTGCGGTCGGTGTGGACAAGTTGCACCAAGGCCCGCGGACCAACTTCAACAGGGAAATGCTCGGCCAGGGCAGCGCCAACGTGCTCTCCGGACTGCTCGGCGGGCTTCCCGTCACCGGCGTCATCGTGCGCAGTTCGGCCAATGTGGCGGCCGGAGCCCGCACCCGCACCTCAGCGGTGCTGCACGGGGTCTGGATCTTGCTGTTCGCCTCGCTGTTCACCGGCCTGGTGGAACTGATCCCCAAGGCGGCGCTCGCCGGGCTCCTGATTGTGGTCGGCACCCAGCTCATCCAGCTGGCACACATCCAGATTGCGTGGCGGACCGGCAACTTTGTGATCTATGTCATCACCATCCTGGGCGTCATATTCCTCAACCTGCTCGAGGGCGTGGTCATTGGACTCGGTGTTGCGATCGCCTTCTTGTTGATCCGGGTCATGCGCGCACCTATCGAAGCCAGGCCGGTAGGTGGACAAGCTAAGCATTGGCGGGTGGATATCGACGGCACGCTGAGCTTCTTGCTGCTACCGCGCCTGACCAAGGTGCTCTCCACCCTGCCGGATGGATCGGATGTGACGTTGACCCTGAACGCGGACTACATCGATCACTCGGTGTCCGAAACCATCTCCGACTGGAAGATTTCCCACGAAGCGGCGGGCGGGACGGTAACCATTATCGAGACCTCACCCGCGAACATGATCAGCGCACACAGCAGTCCGCCGAAACGCCACTTCATGTCTAGGGCGCTACGAGAACCATGGACTTCCCGCCGCGACAATCAGCAGGATACCGACGCCTCAATCCTCGATGGCGTTGACGAGTACCACCGCAACGGTGTGGGATCGCTGCACCACCATGTGCGGGAGCTGATGGATCCGGCCAACCCCGACACGGTCTTTCTCACCTGTGCCGATTCCCGGATCCTGCCCGACGTCATCACGGCCAGCAAACCGGGCGACCTGTATATCGTCCGCAACGTCGGCAACCTGGTACCGATCGATCCAACCGAACGCTCGGTGGATGCCGCCCTGGACTTCGCGGTCAACCAATTTGGTGTGAGTTCGGTTGTCGTATGCGGACACTCGGCATGCCGGGCAATGCAGTCGTTGTTGGACAACGGCGCAAGTGACGTCGACCGCCCGATGAACCACTGGCTTGAACACGCACACGATAGTTTGGCCGCGTTCCGAGACGGTCATCCGGCACGGGCGAGCGCGGCGTCCATCGGGTTCGGCGAACTCGACCAGCTAGCTGTGGTCAATGTGGCGATTCAGCTGGAAAGGCTTGCGCACAACCAGGTCTTGGCTCCCGCGATAGCCTCCGGTGCGATACAGATCGTCGGCATGTTCTTCGATTTCTCGACCGTCCACGTACACGAGGTCGATCAACACGGGATCGTGGCGTCCAACCAGCCCGCCGGAAAACGTTGA
- a CDS encoding CocE/NonD family hydrolase — MPTRNPIYDRPWRRAGVVRYAAARVRAILRPPVRVSAAPPDLVVDRDVSVRMRDGVVLRVNVYRPPGSGPFPVILAAHPYGKDRLPKRRWWGWGINPQFRILRQPGQVEISSETSWEAPDPVWWLAHGYAVVNADIRGAGTSDGAGALMSDQEAEDVYDLIEWAGAAPWSSGSVGMAGVSYLAMAQFKAAALGPPSLKAICPWEGFTDAYRDMFNPGGVAEKGFSRVWQTGTKHVMRVTEDIGAQRRVHPLRDQWWQSLVPDLGRIEVPMLVCASFSDNNLHGRGSFRAFEKVGAEDKFAYTHRGGKWTTFYSPEARQAQLAFFDLYLKHLDVPKPPRVRLEVRERGDVIAETRAERQWPLENTDWRDLYLADDGVLDHEPPAAEGSVSFHTRRRAAAFTLPVVADLELTGPMSLALWVSVEGADDVALFAGVEKWVGNKWVSFEGSYGYGRDRITTGWQRVSLRELDVEQSTPYEPVHTFAHSQPLSPGEVVPVELALGPSATAFRHGDRIRLVIAGRQLAPRNPLYGSFPALYAPSPPARCTLHWGADRPARLRVPVIGSGDNAPA; from the coding sequence GTGCCGACGCGAAATCCAATCTACGACCGTCCATGGCGGCGGGCCGGGGTTGTCCGCTACGCGGCGGCTCGGGTACGGGCAATCCTGCGGCCGCCGGTGAGGGTGTCGGCGGCGCCGCCGGACCTGGTGGTGGACCGCGACGTTTCCGTTCGGATGCGCGATGGTGTGGTGCTCCGGGTCAACGTCTACCGTCCCCCCGGTTCGGGCCCGTTTCCCGTCATCCTGGCGGCTCATCCGTACGGCAAGGACCGGCTGCCCAAGCGCAGATGGTGGGGCTGGGGCATCAATCCGCAGTTCAGGATCCTGCGCCAGCCCGGCCAGGTGGAGATCTCGAGCGAGACCAGCTGGGAGGCGCCCGATCCGGTCTGGTGGCTGGCCCATGGCTATGCCGTCGTCAACGCCGACATCCGCGGCGCCGGGACATCCGATGGCGCCGGGGCGTTGATGTCCGACCAAGAAGCCGAGGACGTCTACGACCTGATCGAGTGGGCCGGCGCCGCGCCCTGGTCCAGTGGCAGCGTCGGCATGGCGGGCGTGTCCTACCTGGCGATGGCACAGTTCAAGGCCGCCGCGTTAGGACCGCCGAGCCTCAAGGCGATTTGCCCCTGGGAGGGGTTCACCGATGCGTACCGGGACATGTTCAACCCCGGGGGAGTGGCGGAAAAGGGCTTCTCGCGAGTCTGGCAGACCGGCACCAAGCATGTGATGCGGGTGACCGAGGACATCGGCGCGCAGCGCCGGGTGCACCCGCTGCGTGATCAGTGGTGGCAGTCCCTGGTGCCCGACCTCGGCCGGATCGAGGTCCCGATGCTGGTCTGCGCCAGCTTTTCGGATAACAACCTGCATGGGCGCGGTTCTTTCCGGGCATTCGAAAAGGTCGGTGCCGAAGACAAGTTCGCCTACACCCACCGGGGCGGCAAGTGGACGACCTTCTACAGCCCCGAGGCCCGCCAGGCCCAGCTCGCCTTCTTCGACCTCTATCTCAAACACCTTGATGTGCCCAAACCGCCCCGGGTTCGGCTCGAGGTGCGCGAGCGGGGCGACGTCATCGCGGAGACTCGCGCCGAGCGGCAATGGCCACTGGAAAACACCGACTGGCGCGACCTCTACCTGGCCGACGACGGTGTGTTGGACCATGAGCCCCCGGCGGCCGAGGGATCGGTCAGCTTCCACACTCGCAGGCGCGCAGCGGCATTCACCCTTCCCGTGGTGGCAGATCTCGAGCTCACCGGTCCGATGAGTTTGGCGCTGTGGGTGTCAGTCGAGGGTGCCGACGATGTCGCGTTGTTTGCCGGCGTTGAGAAATGGGTTGGCAACAAATGGGTTTCGTTTGAAGGGTCCTACGGTTACGGTCGGGACCGGATCACCACCGGGTGGCAACGCGTATCGCTGCGAGAACTCGATGTCGAGCAGTCGACGCCATACGAGCCGGTGCACACTTTCGCACACTCCCAGCCGCTGTCGCCGGGTGAGGTTGTTCCCGTCGAACTCGCATTGGGCCCATCAGCAACCGCCTTTCGCCACGGCGATCGCATCCGGCTGGTCATCGCCGGTCGCCAGCTTGCCCCGCGCAATCCGCTCTACGGAAGTTTTCCCGCCCTGTACGCGCCCAGCCCGCCGGCGCGCTGCACCCTGCACTGGGGAGCGGACCGGCCGGCACGGTTACGGGTCCCGGTGATCGGCTCCGGCGACAACGCCCCAGCCTGA
- the ctpC gene encoding manganese-exporting P-type ATPase CtpC, producing the protein MTLAIVKEVPAGADGDDTTDLVVLSDAAGRMRVRADWVRGNSRRAVAVEEAVAKQDGVRVVHAYPRTGSVVVWYSPRRCDRAAVLEAIGGAKHVAAELIPARAPHSTEIRNTDVLRMVIGGAALALLGVRRYVFARPPLLGPSGRMVASGVTIFTGYPFLRGALRSLRSGKAGTDALVSAATIASLILRENVVALTVLWLLNIGEYLQDLTLRRTRRAISELLRGNQDTAWIRLTDGPEAGTEVQVPIDSVQIGDEVVVHDHVAIPVDGEVVDGEAIVNQSAITGENLPVSVVAGATVHAGSVVVRGRLVVRAQAVGSQTTIGRIITRVEEAQNDRAPIQTVGENFSRRFVPTSFIVSAITLLVTGDVRRAMTMLLIACPCAVGLSTPTAISAAIGNGARRGILIKGGSHLEQAGRVDAIVFDKTGTLTVGRPVVTNIIAMHKDWEPEQVLAYAASSEIHSRHPLAEAVIRSTEERRISIPPHEECEVLVGLGMRTWADGRTLLLGSPSLLESEQVKVSKKASEWVGKLRQQAETPLLLAVDGTLVGLISLRDEVRPEAAEVLTKLRDNGVRRIVMLTGDHPDIAKVVAEELGIDEWRAEVMPEDKLEVVRDLQDEGYVVGMVGDGINDAPALAAADIGIAMGLAGTDVAVETADVALANDDLHRLLDVRDLGGRAVDVIRQNYGMSIAVNAAGLLIGAGGALSPVLAAILHNASSVAVVANSSRLIRYRLE; encoded by the coding sequence ATGACCCTAGCGATCGTTAAAGAGGTCCCAGCAGGTGCGGACGGTGACGACACCACCGACCTGGTCGTACTTTCCGACGCGGCCGGACGCATGCGTGTCCGGGCGGACTGGGTACGCGGCAATTCCCGGCGCGCGGTAGCCGTCGAAGAGGCCGTCGCCAAGCAGGACGGGGTACGGGTCGTCCACGCCTACCCGCGCACCGGGTCGGTCGTGGTGTGGTACTCACCGCGACGTTGTGATCGCGCCGCGGTACTGGAAGCGATCGGCGGCGCCAAGCACGTTGCCGCCGAACTGATCCCGGCGCGCGCACCCCACTCGACCGAGATCCGCAACACCGATGTGCTGCGCATGGTGATCGGTGGAGCGGCACTGGCGCTGCTGGGCGTTCGCCGGTATGTGTTCGCGCGCCCACCACTGCTGGGGCCGAGCGGGAGGATGGTGGCCAGCGGCGTCACCATCTTCACCGGCTATCCCTTCCTGCGCGGCGCCCTGCGCTCCTTGCGCTCCGGCAAGGCCGGCACCGACGCGCTGGTCTCGGCGGCCACGATCGCCAGCCTCATCCTGCGGGAAAACGTCGTCGCGCTCACCGTGCTGTGGCTGCTCAATATCGGTGAGTACCTGCAGGATCTAACCCTGCGCCGGACCCGGCGCGCCATCTCGGAGCTACTGCGCGGCAACCAGGACACCGCCTGGATCCGGCTGACCGACGGCCCCGAGGCAGGAACCGAGGTCCAGGTACCGATCGACAGTGTGCAGATCGGCGACGAGGTCGTCGTGCACGATCACGTTGCCATCCCGGTCGACGGTGAAGTGGTCGACGGTGAGGCCATCGTCAACCAGTCGGCGATCACCGGGGAAAACCTGCCGGTCAGCGTCGTGGCCGGCGCGACCGTGCACGCCGGATCCGTCGTGGTACGCGGGCGCCTGGTGGTGCGTGCGCAGGCGGTCGGCAGCCAGACCACGATCGGGCGGATCATCACCAGGGTCGAAGAAGCCCAGAACGACCGGGCACCGATTCAAACGGTGGGCGAGAACTTCTCTCGCCGCTTCGTGCCCACCTCGTTCATCGTCTCGGCCATCACCTTGTTGGTCACCGGGGATGTCCGGCGCGCGATGACGATGCTGTTGATCGCGTGCCCATGCGCGGTAGGCCTGTCCACCCCGACCGCGATCAGCGCCGCCATCGGCAACGGCGCCCGGCGCGGCATCCTGATCAAGGGCGGATCGCACCTCGAACAGGCCGGCCGGGTCGACGCAATCGTGTTCGACAAGACCGGAACCCTCACCGTGGGACGTCCGGTGGTCACCAACATTATTGCGATGCACAAGGATTGGGAGCCCGAGCAGGTTCTGGCCTACGCCGCCAGCTCGGAAATCCACTCCCGTCACCCACTGGCCGAGGCGGTGATCCGTTCGACCGAGGAACGCCGCATCAGCATCCCGCCGCACGAGGAGTGCGAGGTCCTGGTGGGGCTGGGCATGCGAACCTGGGCCGACGGCCGGACCCTGCTGCTCGGCAGCCCATCGCTGCTCGAGTCGGAGCAGGTCAAGGTATCCAAGAAGGCATCGGAATGGGTCGGCAAGCTGCGGCAACAGGCCGAAACACCGCTGCTGCTCGCCGTGGACGGCACGCTGGTCGGGCTGATCAGCCTGCGCGACGAAGTGCGGCCCGAGGCCGCCGAGGTGCTGACCAAGTTGCGGGACAACGGAGTTCGCCGGATCGTCATGCTCACCGGGGATCACCCCGACATCGCCAAAGTCGTCGCCGAAGAGCTGGGGATCGACGAATGGCGCGCCGAGGTGATGCCCGAGGACAAGCTCGAAGTGGTGCGGGACCTACAGGACGAGGGCTACGTGGTCGGCATGGTCGGTGACGGCATCAACGATGCCCCGGCACTGGCCGCCGCCGATATCGGAATCGCGATGGGCCTGGCCGGAACCGACGTCGCCGTGGAGACCGCCGATGTGGCGCTGGCCAACGACGATCTGCATCGGCTGCTCGACGTCCGCGATCTCGGTGGGCGGGCAGTCGACGTGATCCGACAGAACTACGGTATGTCGATCGCCGTCAATGCCGCCGGACTGCTGATCGGTGCGGGCGGAGCGCTCTCACCGGTGCTGGCCGCGATCCTGCACAACGCGTCCTCAGTGGCGGTGGTAGCCAACAGCTCCCGGCTGATCCGGTACCGCCTGGAGTGA
- a CDS encoding acyl-CoA dehydrogenase, with translation MAGWAGNPSFDLFQLPEEHQELRAAIRALAEKEIAPHAADVDENSRFPQEALDALNASGFNAVHVPEEYGGQGADSVAACIVIEEVARVDASASLIPAVNKLGTMGLILRGSDDLKKQVLPSLADGAAMASYALSEREAGSDAGAMRTRAKADGDDWILNGTKCWITNGGKSSWYTVMAVTDPEKGANGISAFMVHKDDEGFVVGPKERKLGIKGSPTTELYFENCRVPGDRMIGDPGTGFKTALATLDHTRPTIGAQAVGIAQGALDAAIAYTKDRKQFGKSISDFQAVQFMLADMAMKVESARLMVYSAAARAERGESNLGFISAASKCLASDVAMEVTTDAVQLFGGAGYTVDFPVERMMRDAKITQIYEGTNQIQRVVMSRALLR, from the coding sequence ATGGCTGGTTGGGCCGGAAACCCGTCTTTTGATTTGTTCCAGCTTCCGGAGGAACACCAGGAGTTGCGGGCGGCGATACGCGCGCTGGCGGAAAAGGAGATCGCGCCGCACGCCGCGGACGTGGATGAGAATTCCCGGTTTCCGCAGGAGGCCCTTGATGCGCTCAACGCTTCCGGGTTCAATGCGGTGCACGTCCCCGAGGAGTACGGCGGCCAGGGGGCCGACTCGGTGGCAGCCTGCATCGTCATCGAGGAGGTCGCTCGCGTCGACGCCTCAGCCTCGTTGATCCCGGCGGTCAACAAGTTGGGCACCATGGGCCTGATCCTGCGCGGTTCCGACGATCTGAAGAAGCAGGTGTTGCCGTCGCTCGCCGACGGCGCCGCGATGGCCTCCTACGCGCTCAGTGAGCGCGAGGCCGGTTCGGACGCCGGAGCGATGCGCACCCGGGCCAAGGCCGACGGTGACGACTGGATTCTCAACGGCACCAAGTGCTGGATCACCAACGGCGGCAAGTCCTCCTGGTACACGGTGATGGCCGTGACCGACCCCGAAAAAGGTGCCAACGGCATATCGGCGTTCATGGTGCACAAGGACGACGAAGGCTTCGTCGTGGGCCCCAAGGAGCGCAAGCTGGGGATCAAGGGCTCACCGACCACGGAGTTGTACTTCGAGAACTGTCGGGTTCCCGGCGACCGGATGATCGGGGACCCCGGCACCGGCTTCAAGACCGCCCTGGCGACGCTGGACCACACCCGCCCGACCATCGGTGCCCAAGCGGTGGGCATCGCTCAGGGCGCCCTTGATGCCGCAATCGCCTACACCAAGGACCGCAAGCAGTTTGGGAAGTCGATCAGCGATTTTCAGGCGGTGCAGTTCATGCTCGCCGATATGGCGATGAAGGTGGAGTCCGCGCGGTTGATGGTTTACTCCGCCGCCGCGCGCGCCGAGCGTGGCGAATCCAACCTCGGATTCATCTCCGCGGCGTCGAAGTGCCTGGCCTCCGACGTGGCCATGGAGGTCACCACCGACGCGGTGCAGCTGTTCGGTGGTGCCGGATACACGGTTGATTTCCCGGTCGAGCGGATGATGCGCGACGCCAAGATCACCCAGATCTACGAGGGCACCAACCAGATTCAGCGCGTCGTGATGTCGCGGGCATTGCTGCGCTGA
- a CDS encoding CoA transferase — MPEGNPAKPLDGFRVLDFTQNVAGPLAGQVLADLGAEVIKVEAPGGEAARHITAVLPHRPPLATYFLPNNRGKKSVSVDLSTDTARRQILRLADTADVVLEGFRPGVMERMGLGPEALRARNPKLIYARLSAFGGNGPHGTRPGVDLMVAAEAGMTTGMPTPDGKPQIIPFQLVDNASGHVLAQAVLAALLNRERHGVADTVRVAMYDVAVGLQANQLTMHLNRPSSDAPTKPEQTPTGARRKRVAFATQPSDAFRAADGYLLISAYVPKHWQRLCEIIGRPDLLDDERFIDQRARAINCAELTEELESALAAKTAAQWVELLHEGGLMACLAYTWKQVVTTPLFAENELALEVGSGDDAVTVIRTPARYSSFSAVLADPPPATGEHNKTLLGES, encoded by the coding sequence ATGCCCGAGGGCAACCCCGCCAAACCACTCGATGGGTTTCGGGTGCTCGATTTCACCCAGAACGTTGCCGGGCCGCTGGCCGGACAGGTCCTGGCCGACCTGGGCGCCGAGGTGATCAAGGTTGAGGCCCCCGGCGGTGAGGCGGCGCGGCACATCACCGCCGTGCTGCCGCACCGCCCGCCGCTAGCGACCTATTTCCTGCCGAACAACAGGGGCAAGAAGTCGGTGTCGGTGGATCTGTCCACCGACACGGCTCGCCGGCAGATCCTGCGGCTCGCCGACACCGCCGACGTGGTGCTGGAGGGGTTTCGGCCCGGCGTCATGGAGCGAATGGGCCTTGGCCCTGAGGCCCTGCGCGCCCGCAACCCCAAACTGATCTATGCCCGGTTGTCGGCATTCGGTGGCAACGGCCCGCACGGCACTCGACCGGGCGTCGATCTGATGGTCGCCGCCGAGGCGGGAATGACCACCGGAATGCCCACCCCCGACGGCAAGCCACAGATCATCCCGTTTCAGTTGGTCGATAATGCCAGCGGGCACGTGCTAGCCCAGGCGGTCCTGGCCGCGCTGCTCAACCGCGAGCGGCACGGGGTGGCCGACACCGTCCGGGTGGCGATGTACGACGTCGCGGTCGGGCTGCAGGCCAACCAGCTCACCATGCACCTCAATCGCCCCAGTTCGGACGCGCCCACCAAGCCCGAGCAGACACCCACAGGCGCGCGCCGCAAGCGGGTTGCCTTTGCGACCCAGCCATCGGATGCCTTCCGCGCCGCCGACGGCTACCTGCTCATCAGCGCCTACGTGCCCAAGCACTGGCAGCGGCTGTGCGAGATCATCGGCCGGCCCGATCTCCTCGACGACGAGCGCTTCATCGACCAACGCGCGCGGGCGATCAACTGCGCGGAATTGACCGAAGAACTGGAATCGGCCCTGGCCGCCAAGACCGCCGCGCAGTGGGTCGAACTGCTACACGAAGGCGGTTTGATGGCCTGCCTGGCCTACACCTGGAAACAGGTCGTCACGACGCCGTTGTTCGCCGAGAACGAGCTGGCATTGGAGGTCGGCAGTGGCGATGACGCCGTCACGGTGATCCGGACGCCCGCGCGCTACTCGAGCTTCAGCGCGGTGCTCGCCGATCCCCCGCCGGCCACCGGCGAGCACAACAAAACACTTCTGGGCGAATCCTAA
- a CDS encoding TIGR03089 family protein, whose amino-acid sequence MHQLSTLSAAILDPMLRADPVGPRITYYDDATGERIELSAVTLANWAAKTANLLRDELAAGPQSRVAILLPAHWQTAAVLFGVWWIGAEVVLDGAADVALCTAGRLDEADSAVQDAAGEVAVLSLDPFGRPAPDLPVGVTDYATSVRVHGDQISPERRPGPALAGRSVEQVLRECAESATARHLTAADRVLSTGTWTSPGELVDHLLAILSVGASLVQVANPDPAAMQRRIEMEKVSRVL is encoded by the coding sequence GTGCATCAACTGAGCACGCTCAGCGCGGCGATCCTCGACCCGATGCTGCGGGCCGATCCCGTCGGCCCCCGAATCACCTATTACGACGATGCCACCGGCGAGCGCATCGAACTGTCGGCGGTGACACTGGCCAACTGGGCCGCCAAGACCGCCAACCTGCTGCGCGACGAACTGGCCGCCGGGCCGCAAAGCCGGGTCGCGATTCTGCTGCCGGCCCATTGGCAGACCGCTGCGGTGCTGTTCGGGGTGTGGTGGATCGGGGCCGAAGTGGTGCTCGACGGTGCGGCCGACGTCGCGCTGTGCACCGCGGGGCGCCTCGATGAAGCCGACAGTGCCGTGCAGGACGCGGCCGGCGAGGTGGCGGTGCTGTCACTGGACCCGTTCGGCCGCCCCGCTCCCGACCTACCGGTGGGCGTCACCGACTACGCGACCTCGGTGCGGGTGCACGGCGACCAGATCAGTCCCGAACGGCGGCCCGGACCGGCGCTGGCCGGCCGATCGGTCGAGCAAGTGCTGCGCGAGTGCGCCGAGTCGGCGACGGCGCGGCACCTGACGGCGGCCGACCGGGTGCTGTCCACCGGTACCTGGACCAGCCCCGGTGAGTTGGTGGATCACCTGTTGGCAATTCTGTCCGTGGGCGCGTCGTTGGTGCAGGTAGCCAACCCCGATCCGGCGGCCATGCAGCGCCGGATCGAGATGGAAAAGGTGTCGCGCGTCTTGTGA
- a CDS encoding cation transporter: MNSSGSVGKVGDLAGDACCDVSTAPAHTGHSGDAAWQQGVRWARRLAWISLAVLVTEGAVGVWEGVAVGSVALTGWALGGASEGLASAMVLWRFTGSRTLSETAERRAQRGVAVSFWLVAPLVAAESIRHLTDKHEVGTSVIGIGLTAFALVVMPILGRANHKLGVLLQSGATEGEGTQNYLCAGQAAGVLLGLAITAAWPGGWWIDPGIGLVIAGIAVWQGVRAWRGQDCGC; encoded by the coding sequence ATGAACTCTTCCGGTTCGGTCGGCAAGGTAGGTGACTTGGCCGGCGACGCCTGCTGCGATGTGTCCACGGCACCGGCGCATACCGGGCACTCCGGCGATGCGGCCTGGCAGCAGGGCGTTCGATGGGCGCGCCGGCTGGCCTGGATCAGCTTGGCCGTATTGGTCACCGAGGGTGCTGTCGGGGTGTGGGAGGGCGTTGCCGTCGGGTCCGTCGCATTGACCGGATGGGCCCTCGGTGGCGCATCCGAAGGGCTGGCCAGCGCAATGGTGTTGTGGCGGTTCACCGGTTCACGCACGTTGTCGGAGACCGCCGAGCGCCGCGCCCAACGTGGTGTCGCCGTGTCTTTCTGGTTGGTTGCCCCGCTGGTTGCCGCGGAATCCATTCGCCACCTCACCGACAAGCACGAGGTTGGCACCTCGGTGATCGGAATCGGGTTGACGGCCTTCGCTTTGGTCGTCATGCCCATCCTCGGCCGGGCCAATCACAAGCTGGGTGTGCTCTTGCAGTCCGGGGCCACCGAAGGTGAAGGCACCCAGAACTATCTGTGCGCGGGCCAAGCCGCCGGGGTGTTGCTTGGGCTTGCGATCACCGCGGCCTGGCCCGGCGGCTGGTGGATCGACCCGGGGATCGGGCTCGTCATCGCCGGCATAGCCGTCTGGCAGGGTGTCAGAGCCTGGCGCGGCCAGGACTGCGGCTGCTGA